In a genomic window of Thermoprotei archaeon:
- the pstS gene encoding phosphate ABC transporter substrate-binding protein PstS, with amino-acid sequence MQNRKAKIAVTKIIYIGIIIILIVVVTGIIYARYMTPNTSSTTTSAVVATIRAGGSTFVNPQMQKWIQDFSRDYPSISVTYDSVGSGTGASRFLQGVYDIGASDVPLPNDLWNQAVQRYGAIITIPDVVGSIGMVYNLPSFTGILNMTAEVIAKIYTGKIQYWDDSSIASINPGFHFPHEKIIAVHRSDGSGTTFVFTLYLQKAASDVWNVGAGYTVNWPVDSLGNGLGGKGNEGVTAYVVQNKYSIGYVEYQYAILNNLQTAWLKNHDGYFVPLTKDTVIAALNNVDLSKLPKPTEDWSSGSSLLLDIPGKNAYPIVSFSYLIIKKDYQDQNKAMALYLFLKYILSHQQSVLNGYLPLPDNIINYVINNGLNEITVNGKPVYTMLQTKS; translated from the coding sequence TTGCAAAATAGAAAAGCAAAAATTGCAGTTACGAAAATAATTTATATAGGTATAATCATAATTCTAATAGTAGTGGTCACAGGTATTATATATGCAAGATATATGACACCTAATACGTCTAGTACTACAACTAGTGCTGTAGTAGCAACAATAAGAGCGGGAGGTTCTACGTTTGTAAATCCTCAGATGCAGAAGTGGATACAAGATTTCTCTCGCGATTATCCTTCGATAAGTGTTACTTATGATTCTGTTGGTAGTGGTACAGGCGCGTCACGTTTTCTGCAAGGAGTATATGATATAGGTGCAAGCGATGTTCCACTTCCTAATGATTTATGGAATCAAGCAGTACAAAGATATGGAGCAATTATAACTATCCCAGACGTTGTTGGCTCAATAGGTATGGTATACAATCTACCAAGCTTCACTGGTATATTAAATATGACCGCAGAAGTCATAGCAAAAATATATACTGGAAAGATTCAATACTGGGATGATTCATCAATAGCTAGTATAAATCCTGGATTCCATTTCCCACATGAAAAAATAATAGCCGTTCATAGAAGTGATGGCAGCGGAACGACGTTCGTTTTCACGCTTTATCTGCAAAAAGCTGCTAGCGATGTATGGAACGTTGGAGCTGGCTATACTGTTAATTGGCCTGTTGATAGTTTAGGAAATGGTTTGGGAGGAAAGGGAAACGAAGGGGTAACAGCTTATGTTGTGCAAAATAAGTATTCTATTGGCTATGTAGAGTATCAGTATGCAATACTTAATAATCTTCAGACAGCATGGTTAAAGAATCACGATGGATATTTTGTGCCACTTACAAAGGATACTGTAATAGCTGCGCTGAATAATGTAGATCTCTCTAAACTACCAAAACCTACTGAAGATTGGTCAAGCGGTTCTAGCTTATTATTGGACATTCCCGGAAAAAATGCCTATCCGATAGTATCATTTAGTTATTTAATTATTAAGAAAGATTATCAAGATCAAAATAAAGCCATGGCGTTGTATCTCTTCCTTAAGTATATTCTATCACATCAACAAAGTGTTCTGAATGGTTATCTACCATTACCTGACAATATAATTAATTATGTAATAAATAATGGATTAAATGAGATTACAGTTAATGGTAAACCGGTTTATACAATGTTACAGACAAAATCATAA
- the pstC gene encoding phosphate ABC transporter permease subunit PstC — protein sequence MNFFRINSNKINFSYLYSLPIFLIFLLVGSVIISLVFAASDVFFKKGIAVYTSSVWDPTRDIYGGLAAIYGSIVVVSIATVISLPLSLSLAIFLNEYAPKQMRPLFINVTDLMASFPTVIYGFWGLYELSILLKDTFFRWLYENFSWIPLFSTPPYGPSFLLAGILLSIMVTPFASSLIREVYAQVPENIKEGVYALGLGKWEVIKINIKYAKSSIVGSLVLAFGRGIGETVAVSLTVGNVLNITPSILAPGYTIPALIVNQFGSAYYPSLQASALFALALLLFIIGMFMITITKFIILRGD from the coding sequence ATGAACTTTTTTAGAATAAACTCAAATAAAATTAATTTTTCATACTTGTATTCTCTACCTATTTTTCTGATTTTTCTTTTGGTTGGTAGTGTAATAATTTCTTTAGTTTTCGCAGCTTCTGATGTATTTTTCAAGAAGGGTATTGCTGTATACACTTCTAGTGTGTGGGACCCAACTCGTGACATTTACGGTGGTTTAGCGGCTATTTATGGTAGTATTGTTGTTGTCTCAATAGCAACTGTTATTAGTTTACCTCTTTCATTATCATTAGCAATATTTTTAAATGAATACGCCCCCAAGCAAATGAGACCTCTTTTCATAAATGTTACGGATTTGATGGCGTCATTCCCTACAGTGATATATGGATTTTGGGGGCTTTATGAACTATCAATTCTATTAAAAGATACGTTCTTTAGATGGTTGTATGAGAATTTTTCGTGGATACCTTTATTCTCAACACCACCTTATGGGCCGAGCTTTCTTTTAGCAGGCATATTACTTAGTATAATGGTAACACCATTTGCTTCATCTCTAATAAGAGAGGTTTATGCTCAGGTTCCTGAGAACATAAAAGAGGGTGTTTATGCTCTAGGTTTAGGTAAATGGGAGGTAATAAAAATTAATATCAAGTATGCTAAAAGTTCCATAGTTGGGTCTCTTGTATTAGCCTTTGGACGTGGAATAGGCGAGACTGTTGCTGTTTCTCTCACGGTCGGCAATGTGTTAAATATCACACCAAGCATCCTTGCTCCAGGATACACCATACCAGCACTAATAGTCAATCAATTTGGATCAGCATATTATCCATCACTTCAAGCCTCAGCGCTTTTTGCTTTAGCTCTTTTACTTTTTATCATAGGAATGTTTATGATCACAATCACAAAGTTCATTATATTAAGAGGTGATTAA
- a CDS encoding MBL fold metallo-hydrolase, with translation MPYTYGNVKISWLGHDAFRLKNSKVIYFDPYEISGRDKADIILITHEHFDHMSIGDIKKIADQHTVIVAPSICGNDLKGLKVKEIKLVKPGDKINVENIEINAIPAYNVNKFRSPGRVFHPKEDGRVGYIVMFDGVKIYHAGDTDLIPEMKDLQPDIALIPVSGTYVMTADEAAEAVKTIKPKVAIPMHYGSIVGSISDANRFKGLVKNVEVIILQKEH, from the coding sequence ATGCCATACACTTATGGTAACGTAAAGATTAGTTGGCTTGGTCACGATGCATTTAGGTTAAAAAACAGTAAAGTAATCTATTTTGATCCTTATGAGATTTCGGGTAGAGATAAAGCTGATATAATTCTTATAACCCATGAGCATTTTGATCACATGAGTATTGGCGATATTAAGAAAATTGCTGATCAGCATACTGTAATCGTGGCGCCCTCAATTTGTGGTAACGACTTAAAAGGATTAAAAGTAAAAGAGATAAAGCTAGTTAAACCTGGTGATAAAATAAATGTTGAGAACATAGAGATCAATGCAATACCTGCATATAATGTAAATAAGTTTAGGAGCCCTGGGAGAGTATTCCATCCTAAAGAAGATGGGAGAGTTGGCTATATTGTAATGTTTGATGGAGTGAAGATCTATCATGCAGGAGATACTGATTTAATACCTGAAATGAAAGATCTACAACCTGATATTGCATTAATTCCTGTAAGTGGAACTTATGTAATGACTGCTGATGAGGCCGCCGAAGCCGTAAAAACCATTAAACCAAAAGTTGCTATACCAATGCACTATGGGTCGATCGTAGGTAGTATCTCAGACGCTAACAGATTTAAAGGATTAGTAAAAAATGTAGAAGTAATAATACTTCAAAAAGAGCATTAA